The genomic stretch AAATTACTCAAATACTTAAATTATCCTAAAACTCTAACCTTCCTATTTCTCCAAATCTGAATTGAAAAATATtactttaaatattttttgttaCAAAAGTTATTATGTAAGGATGTCATATTGTTATTAGGATTTATTATATAAGGGCGTTATAATACTTTAGTGAGATTGTATTTGCTTTCATAGGCTTAGCGTGAAATTTGTTTCAAATTATAACATCAATTGCTTTAAGTTTTTGGTTTTTAGTAACTCATATTATAGTAACCTTTTGGTACAAGAATAACTTAACAGAGGGACATACTTTTCAAAATAGAAGAAACTAGGAAGAATATAATATTATTGTACACTAttattgtagcacctcaaatttgcacccccccattcatgcattcatttcatttttttaggtcattaacattatATCTTGCATTGCATCGTTGCATTCAGAACTcgcatcaagagaattcatctgtgcaaagaGAGCAAGTTTTCCTTGAGCCACATGACCATTATATATAGCTTAcatgagccaaggttcattttgaagcaacttgaccaagtgttagaggctcaaagtcatcagtgcattgccaggtcatctggggcccataaaagtcaactgaaagtcaattgagggctaggaggtggagaaatggtttgagacacttcattcatgtccaaaagaggcttattcatcatgtcaaacatctaccttgaagattttgaagtcagatcaaaagtttcccaaaatggaaagtgacctgtaatttcaagtttccaaaaatggcaagtttttggaccatattcaacttgactttccaacattaaagaagcttcaaatgaatttttggttaacatgaaagttgaatgtctttctctcccatttccaaaaagtccaagatcatgagcatctgatgaatggttaagaagttatgagcaaatgatcatcaagtgtgcatgaaacttcaaagtgccataacttttgatccaaagttccaaattgagtccctctttttgcattatgctccttatgactcatattttccaaatacatcattgcattgcatgaaattatctcatataatcatttgttcatgcatgtccattttggagggaaaataccaaattcaaatttggtgcatcatatgaacaaaattccaattccaacatgtgcatgagatgattttaagtgattttgagcATGCACATGGTACTGTACACGTTCATCCACCATGCATAGGGTGCATTTTACCATTTGTGCTCTACACCTTATATGTTGCTAATTTCCATTAACCTTAGCCTAAGTATCATTAGCAAAGTAATTAGCATGTGGTATAAAggcttaatcataacagaaatttcattctaacacattctagatctagatttgagatttccctccatttttgctctcatcTCAAATTTCAATTTCTTTCACATGACACCTCAATTTGACTGTATAATCGTGTTCATGGATCATCACTGAGTGCAAATCAAGTGCTGGATTGAAGGTTTTGGTGAAGAAACAAGCTGCATCAacacatgaacatgaacatggagttttgaGTTTCAGCTAGATCCAGACCAATTCAAGCATCAATTCGTGTCCCAGACTTCATAGCAAGGTTGAGGAAGGATATCTGGAGCTGGAGAGAGCTGTAGCACGCGTTTTCAACtcactgttcttcaagaggttagaaTTTCGATCCTCATGATTCTTCATTTTATGCACATGATAttgtagatctttgaatgctgaTTACACTGATATGAAcatttttgaaaatggatgaatattgcttgagttatgttgatttgaagtttgtATGTTAAAAATGTTTTCGATCGATTTGCATTATCCATGGACTTGTAGTTGAAAATAATGATAGATTCCTACTCCTGGCATCGAGACGGTTCTAACCATGTATATATTGCttatttctggaaaaaaaattgtgaGCCTCCGCCggtctcaccggagaagaaggcTGAGGAACGCCTCCGGCCGCCGTCTGAAAAATCCTAGGGCTTGCGCTctgaaacgacgtcgtttcacTCTTAGCGCGCCCTGAACCTCCAACCTCCATTCGATTCCCAACGAATGTTTTGTTATTCTTCACCTTTTATTTTCCAAAACCAAAACGGCAGCGTTTTGAATGCACCTTGTACCTCGCTTCGATTTCAGGCGTGGACAATTCCCATTTTATTTTCCTGAGAGCCTCTATTTTTAGGCGCACATGGTTCGATTCCTGCGTGTTGCACTTTTCCAATTCCCATTCAATTACCATTTCCAATTGATTCAACATTATTTCATTTTTTGTTcattaattcaaaaaatcataacaaatagaaTATTGATCCAGATTGAATGCAATTTTTTCCTACATGTTCATattgatgtctagtattttataATGTCCATTTCTTGATTTTatcatttttggattttttatgatgAGCTGTTATTTGAACATGTGTGCAAATATGACATGTTGGACTCAAattaatgtgaaatgctcatacattgtccaattaatttgaaatttggtatgctgattcctaacatgttgcatgatttgtgagattttgtttggcatttttagcatttttcatttctgttttggacacatgaatgcatggtgtgacaatgtgtgtcacacaatttgatgtcatacttgttcattttcatatacatgtcaattgagcttttctgattccaattttttgcatgatgcttgtgtttaacatgttgtatgcacataaaaatttccatggttaattgattcatttctgttttaatatggaatttctacccttgatgtccaattgtgtgctttgtgATTGTCTTCGCCTTAGCATGATCATTAGATGgatttgccttaggatttgagtctggtcctttttaggacatgttcttacttaaataaatgtgcttcatgttgaatattggttgttgttttgactttttgctttgcctttgaccctagtcttggtactagtggtttgtactcaccttttaagctttgcatttcaggttcaagcttctagtcttaatggttgatgttgatctcatgacttgagatgcaaattaaTTTGTACACTAACCTTGGTTGTGTTGTAGGATCATTGGTGATGAACTCGCTTGAGTTgttgagttgttgacttgccttgtgtgcatattggttgtaacattgttgattgactgtttggtttgtttggatgtgaatattgacttgtttgactttcttacaggtacattagtcgctttagctcattgcttgagctttgctttgtttgtggttggcataccacctaggtaatcatcctctaactccatgtagtctggaagccctgtcgtttcttttggcaggcatttggctgaagtcctccttaagaggcaatgactgtgtttgtttacttttgggccatgttacttaagtcctcctaagtgaagaggcaattggcagatagaagggactagcagtcagtcccctgttaatcgtttgagtcgttcattatgctcgcactacgtgctgatgctcttgaacctaacccaagatcctagtatatagagtcagtcaagtggaatagggtcccccattctggatccccacgttttcattgattcaagctcacccaggccagggttaagagctatgaggtccaatcctcattacctttcatctgctcaccctgacggtcaatgtcagtggttaagagccctcacATACCCCTAtagttggcttgtttgtcgaggttgatatgaccccttgactaaagcccgacttgtttgtcgaggttgatatgaccccttgactaaagcctcaccctggatgtttgagcccccttgttggtgtgtttatttcatgttatatgtttttgtgtgtggtgattgtatccccataggattgctagacttcgcatagtctctcgtttgcatatcaactaaggtagcacggttccttcgtctaggacttcctttcttgcgtgagcattcctaaaacacaaagAAACATTATCTTcccttaaggacacgttgactccttctactacaggtgagtaagtctcccaaggtcgagcatccggtagattgtgtagtgacgttgttcacctaaaaaacacaaaacaaatagaaatagtttagccgaactacggcaactctgattctcatgttcagatgagatacgtaggcacgagatgcgatgtcttgtcgagtttgactaacaactaactttaattcttttctctcgccctcgttgcgatcgagacctttcttttctctcgcccccgttgcgatcgagaccttccttttctcttgccctagttgcaatcgagacccctcttgtgtgtgtgtttggagcctgatgtaagtccagccattggcattcggtttcccgtttgtttgtgctttgttcggagtctgatgtaagtccatctattggcattcggtttcctgttggCGTTTGCTTGTCCGAAGTCTGATGTAAGTGcatctattggcattcggtttccctGTTGAGcttcttttgacgtctcagcgtctttgtgttgtgttttgtttcggcgtgcggtagccgagctacgagtgctctgattcttcctctggttagagaagatatgtatgcataggatgagatgtcctagcgagcacgttccccgtttccccgaactacgtcgactctgatgtttgtttctgacaaactacgtaggcccaggatgcgacatcccgccgagtccgcttcctccatCTTCTTCTGTCTGTGTTTTAatccagtgtgtgtgcattctttgagcagtttatcagcaaccttatcctattctttttgagcgtggatcccgttgagtacgacggacgtgaggggtgctaataccttccccttgcgtaaccgactcccgtaccttgcaatctctggtcgtaagaccatttcctttccaggtttacttcgatcgtttcctttccctcctttgggataaataacgcacggtggcggctctgtgtctttttccgccggttgtttttcgcgtatgcgacagtTATATCTAATCAACCAAAAATATATAGTTATTTTAATCCTGGTTTAATTTCATAAAACCAAAATGATCTCACATAAAATTAGTTAGTAACCAATTATTATAGTATATGTCATTGACTATTGATAGCAACCATTTAACTTAATGCTATCAACCATTTAACTTAATGAATTGATTATTGATAGAAACCAATTATTAGAGTACTGTTAACACTAATTGTCGATACAATTAATAATCAAATATAGTTTAATTTGATTTCCTGTTGATCAGACATGTTGCACTACTCTTGAGAGTAAtaatttttttcattattttaataGTAAACAAGAATTATTTATTCATGTCAAATATGTGTTAAGATATGAGAGGAATTTGGAACTCGAGGAGAAAGTCCAGGAGGAAATATATCATATTACATTTTATTACTATTAGCAAATAACCTCACAAAAGATGtaaacatattattattattagcAAAAAATGGTAGATCTATTATAAGGGGATGATAGGTGTCATGGCCAACAGTGGTAGATCTATTGTCCAAATTATGAAGATGATTCTGATTTTGACAAGTAAATTTCTATTTTATGATCTAACCTTATTATTTCTTGATTTGTTTCTTAATTTTCACATTTTCTCCATCGATACCTTTTTTATGGTTTGATGAGCATTCTTATTTATTTCTTTGTTTCTCTAAAAAAATTGTGTTTAAATATTTTGCAGAACAAATGAGAAAGGAAGAAAACAACAAGAAAAATATGAAATGTCATGTGAAGGGTCAAATGGGTGCTTCCAGTTTTGAGCTACCGCAAGTCAAATCAAACTTTGAATTGGCAAGGAATTTCAATATCAAACTGGAGGAAAGAAAGACCAAACATGGAAAATCACGTGATGACTTGATGACCAAACTGTTTCTGACTTAGGCTATTTCCTTGGAACTATAGCGAAGAATGCAGATTTTTGTCCATTGATCTATACAAATTTCAAAGAATTGCTTAAAGATGAAGCAGATCCTAAGTGTCATAATGATCGTATTTGGAAATATATTAATGTATGAAAAGTaaaatttcatattttttaaatgatCAAATATATATCTATAATTGATGACaaatattgttttatttttgcAGACGAAGTTCAACACTCCCGAGAGAGGGAAAAAAGCAGTATTTTCTCGAATAAATGATGCTTGGAGACGACACAAATACTCTATCAAGAGAGATCATTTCCTAAAGTACTCTAGTATGAAGGAAAGATTAAAGAACCGTCCAAAAAGTATATCTGGATATCATTTCAAGAAATTATTAGTGTATTGGAAAGATAATCATGTTCAGGTAAGTTATTTATTTTGCATTCAATATAGTAAGAAAAATGTTCAATTAAAATATTAGAATGGAAAAACAAAAGGGGTAAATCAAAGATGCACCATAGTTATACAATATCATAACATATCAATTTTCATCTTTTGGTTGGTTGGTTGCTCCATTATTTTCTTCTTTTTAAGCAAAATGATTTGAAAATCATACACTATCTATAATTAACATTGATGTGCTGATTAATATCTATGTGCGTGTATATACTTGTTGGATAAAGTTTTGCTTCATTTCAACTAATATGGAATAAGATGCATGACTTTTTCTTATGTGCATAGTTTCGAACAGTATGAAACACAGTTAAATTTCTTTGTATATTTAACATATTTTCTAGTTAGACAATTTCTAATTATGTTTAGTAGTAAAGACAATATAGACATAATGAAACACAATTGCAGCCCCATATTAGCATAATTTCTGCTTAGACATTATTGTGCACATTTTCATACTATCTTTATTAAATACTTACTACTCAATGAACTAATTCAATTTTTTTGCATGTAACATTGATTCTACTCAGTGATTAAGTAACCATGACAAGGAAGGAAGTCATAAATATTTATGACTTCCTTCCTTGTCATGGTTACTTAATCAATGAAGATGAAGTTTTGAATTTAATGATTTTCATCCCGGTaagtttgtgattttttttttgtttttatctaTGTGTCTTAATGAACTAAAAAATCGAGATTTACACAAACTTATTACGTATTACATAACCAAAATACATATAGCCCAAAAGGCATATGAACTAGTCTTAAAATACAACTTTGTTATGTGTAAAAATACAACAAAAATACATCATAACTAAATCAATATGTTGGTTCATGTCTACAAATCCAAAAGGCATAACAAAGTCTCAAAATACATCATAACTAAACCATTAGGAAAATTCACTAGGATGTTTAATGTCTAAAAATCCAAAGGTTGTGTTGGATCAATTCCTTCTCCCTTGAGGTTTTTGCATTTGAGGACCATTGTTCTATCACTCTCCTTAAATTCAATTCCCAAGCAACTTTTGGTTTGGTTTTCTTTTTCTGCATAACACAGACACCAAAATATTAGAGGAACATTTTGATATAATAATTGAAAGAGCTTAACTGGTTTAAGAAACTCAAATGGTTTAAGAGTTGGAGGAGTTAAAGAAATAACTACCTCAGGTACATTATGTTCAATAGTTGGAACAGGTGCGGATAACATATAATCAAGTGCATAACGAGTTATACCAGAGTCATGTGCACCAGTAGAAACATATTCAAATTGAGCAATTAGAACAAATGCAGTTTGAGTAGTTGGAACAAGTGTAGTTTGAGCAGTTTGGGATGTAACATCATTCACATTTGGTTGAGGTTGTGTTGCCTCATATGCTGCTAAAAGATTTGCAACAAGCATTTCAAACTCAAGATCAATATCAGTTTGAGATTCAATAGGTTGAGGTTGTTCTTCCATTgtgtcgcatctcaaaaaatacaACCTCGCGAGCATTCACGATATCGCGGAATGATTGAACAGAGGtgtcaccgaactttatttattctaaagAAGTAAAGGAAAAATATCAATAAAAGTCTTAAAAGAAATAGAAGATGGTCAGACCGGTTAGAAGATGGTCGAACTTTATTAATGTCAAAATTAATTTTTCAATTTACAAAAAACGAATAtaaaaaaacttataatattttgaaatacaattttataaaattcatttttaaaaatacaaagaaaaagttcatttttttaaaaattgaaacAAATAGAATCTTAATGTTCCAAAATGTAGAAAGTAGTATTTTGCTGTGTTTTAAAACTCGATCTTAATCGTTAGTCAGACCGGTTATAAGAGGGTAGAGTCGTCTGAGAAGATCATTTCATCATAATTGAAATTCACTTTGAGAAAATTAATGTCCCGCATCCAATTTAAAActaaaaaatgaataaaaaataattGTTGGTAAATTTTAAACAaagattattattattttgagaaaatatttgtatttattttataaaaaaattgttttattttaaaataaaaaatattattttatttttatatataagAAAAACCGCAGATAAGTTTCATGAGGTATTTTCTTAGATTTCATAACCGAGATTAGTTATGTTGAAAATGTGATTTATGTAGCAACATCTGCAGATTGAAAATGTGATTTCTACTGCAACATTTGCAAGTTGAAAATATGATTTCTGCAGTAAAATCTGCAGGTATTTCTATCGAGTTTTTTCTTAACACTATAATCATTTTAAGAAATGCTAGGAAAATGCGCACGTATACTTGCGAAATTTACTACAAATTTAGAAAAAGGTTCAATCTGAGGTTTTGGATGAAACCCAGGCCAAACAACAAAATGTTAGTCTAACCATATGGTAAAGATCGACCTCCATAGGTCGGATCCTCATGTGATCCATTTCTAAAAGTCGAATAGGATTTGTTGGGCAAAACCGTAGAGAATAAACAAGTTTATTAACGTTTTTCTTTAGGATTAACATTAAACATCACTCTTTCTTAACTAAAATACTTTTATCACTTATTACGAAATTATGAAAAGTTAATTAGAATCTGAACGATAATAGATATAAGAAAGAAGTCATCATAGTTGTATCTAAATGTGTGGTCCAACATCAATTAAATTCAAAAATACAAACATATATAGTGCTAAACTGgtaaaaaagaaaaaagagaaaatacAAAGATTTTTTCACAccatacaatacaatacaacaaagaTATTACTATAATTATAACCTCCTACTATTTCATCACGCACAATAAAGAAATGAAGCAATAATGTCCATATTGCAAACATTTAGCTAATTACATTATGCAACTTGTAAAAAAGTGATTAAGGGCtagaggttgaagaaggtggtGGGGTGAGAAATGGGATGGAGGGGAAAGTGGTCGGGATTGAGGTGGGAATGTTGGGAAGTAAAGTGATTGCTGGCAATGGTGGAATGTTGAGAGTTGGAATATTTGTAGGAAAGGTAGGAAGTGGTGGCATAGTGAGTTTAGGAAGAGATGGAATTGTAGTAGGTAATGGAGGAAGACTTGTTTGAGGTAATGTTGAAATTGAAGGCAAAGGTGGCAATGCTGTTGGCTTTGGTAAAGTTGGAATGCCGGGAAAATTTGGTTGTGTGGTTGTCTGTAAAAGTTGGCGAGCTTCCAGGATCATGCTTGACATTGTTACAACAAGAAGTAAAGCAGTGATGATTGATTTGGTTGATGCCATTGATAATTTTCTGTATTGAGAGAAATTGCTTTGGTATTTGATGAGGAACAAAGGGATGATTGATGGTGTTATATAGAGTTAGAGAGATTTGATGGAGGGGAGTATTTAGTTAGTTGAACTTCCAATGTTTCATTTTGTGGTTAGACTTGACTTCTCAATTATCCCATGACTATACCGTCAATATTTAAACAACTAAAATATGTTGATTGTTGTTGGTATTTTCAAGGCACCTATAAATCATTTCAACATGCTCAAACGATAATTTAGGCTGGGATAAATAAATATAGTTTCGTTCAATAGTATATGCATAAAATAACGGCATAATGTCCTATGATCAATTTTTTCCCAAGAGAAACCATTTTGTAAAATCTGAATAATATATGCTAAAATCTAAATAAATAATGTACAAGCATTCATTTCTAAGTATAGATTATTCTAAAAAATATTTGATTAGTTTACTGAAGGTCTGaatataaattaataattaaaaaaaaatagtaaaTTAAATTAAATACAAAGACTCTCCATTAAACTAGTGAACAAATATCTATCATCTTCAatttaaaaactatttttaaaagTTTTTATTGTTCCACATTTTAGGTAGAAGATCTATAAGTTTGTTTTTGGAAAGACATATATAAAGGGCAAATAAGATCACTATGTTTTGCCCTACGTTATAGGATATGCTAGTAATAGATTTATTATCAcaataaaattttattattttaaaatttaattaaaaaaaatattccgtatgtttataaataaatatataaaatagaTTCATCAACAAGGATATCAAATTTATAGTTCAAGTATATCAACCAAATTATAGTTCCAACTCAACCTGTCTTTTTTGGCGAGTGCGCGAGCCGGTTTGGCAGGTCATGACCCGTTTTGTCAAACCAAATCAAACCAAATCGAAACCTAAAAAAACCACATTTGGTTCAAATGTAtttgggtcattttttaacaAAACTCTGCGGTTCGGTTGGGTTTGTGGCTTGTATTTTGCAAACTGAAATAAACCAAACCAACAACCTAAACTTCACTTATCCCATCCAACCCAAAACTCAAATCTATCATGTCTTAACCTTACAATTACGAACAATTTTCTCTTACTCGCATTTTGGATTTCAGTTTCAAGCTTCTCCaatctctcatagtagtatcgcgtattcttctcatcttctttgtCATCTACGTCTCGCCTTTTCTACTCTAATCT from Lathyrus oleraceus cultivar Zhongwan6 chromosome 7, CAAS_Psat_ZW6_1.0, whole genome shotgun sequence encodes the following:
- the LOC127101762 gene encoding uncharacterized protein LOC127101762, producing MASTKSIITALLLVVTMSSMILEARQLLQTTTQPNFPGIPTLPKPTALPPLPSISTLPQTSLPPLPTTIPSLPKLTMPPLPTFPTNIPTLNIPPLPAITLLPNIPTSIPTTFPSIPFLTPPPSSTSSP